The following proteins are encoded in a genomic region of Cyclonatronum proteinivorum:
- a CDS encoding DUF58 domain-containing protein, whose protein sequence is MASASADILKKVRFLEIKTKGLVNNLFGGEYHSAFKGRGMTFSEVRPYQFGDDIRLIDWNVTARADEPYVKIFEEEREQTLMICADISSSGLFGSQSQRKLDLATELAAVLAFSAIKNNDKVGLLLFAGDVEKFIPPRKGRLHVLRIIRELYTTQPKNPGTSVKRALDYVSRIIPRRSIITLISDMQDTGYETSLKVLNRRHDLICLCVDDHHETELPDAGLIPFLDSETNRYVMVDTSDRNLRHAFEKRRARERQQLRDRLSRMHIDYTMLNTNESYIERLSSLFQQRHRRF, encoded by the coding sequence ATGGCTTCTGCCTCAGCTGATATTCTGAAAAAGGTGCGCTTTCTGGAAATCAAAACGAAAGGCCTTGTTAATAATTTATTTGGGGGAGAATATCACTCAGCGTTTAAAGGTCGTGGAATGACGTTTTCGGAGGTTCGTCCCTATCAGTTCGGAGATGATATCAGGCTGATTGACTGGAATGTGACGGCCCGTGCTGATGAGCCCTATGTCAAAATTTTTGAAGAAGAGCGCGAACAAACGCTGATGATTTGTGCCGATATTTCTTCATCCGGACTTTTCGGAAGTCAGTCACAGCGTAAGCTTGATCTTGCAACCGAGCTCGCGGCCGTGCTTGCTTTCAGCGCCATCAAAAACAATGATAAAGTCGGACTGCTGCTGTTTGCCGGTGACGTTGAGAAATTCATTCCGCCCCGCAAAGGCCGTTTACACGTGTTACGCATTATCCGCGAGTTGTACACCACACAGCCCAAAAATCCGGGCACATCTGTAAAACGGGCGCTCGATTATGTGAGCCGTATCATCCCGCGAAGGTCAATCATCACACTCATCAGCGACATGCAGGATACCGGATATGAGACTTCTCTCAAAGTTCTGAACCGGCGGCATGACCTGATTTGTCTCTGTGTGGATGATCACCATGAAACCGAACTACCCGACGCAGGGCTGATACCTTTTCTCGATTCAGAAACCAACCGCTATGTAATGGTTGATACCTCCGACAGAAACCTGCGCCATGCCTTTGAAAAACGCCGGGCCCGTGAGCGTCAGCAGCTGAGGGATCGTCTGAGCCGAATGCACATTGATTATACCATGCTTAACACGAATGAGTCGTATATTGAGCGACTTTCCTCACTGTTTCAGCAAAGACACCGGCGCTTCTGA
- a CDS encoding ABC transporter ATP-binding protein, translating into MEPILYARDLKKSYEEKGSGEKLEVLKGVNIDIAANEIVAIVGASGSGKSTLLHLLGGLDRADSGDVFFRGTNMSTLNTAALAGFRNKNMGFVFQFHHLLPEFSALENVMMPALIGNHFAEKRNERAEMLLGQFGLAKRGHHRPSELSGGEQQRVAVARALMNEPDLLLADEPTGNLDEHNTQTLLDQLFELRNALSITVVMVTHDRKIASRCDRVLRIEQGNIVAGEMNF; encoded by the coding sequence GTGGAACCGATACTTTACGCCCGTGACCTGAAAAAATCATACGAAGAGAAAGGATCAGGAGAAAAACTCGAAGTCCTGAAAGGGGTAAATATTGATATTGCGGCCAATGAAATTGTAGCCATCGTTGGCGCAAGCGGCTCCGGCAAAAGTACCCTTCTCCATCTCCTTGGGGGCCTTGACCGCGCTGATTCAGGTGATGTTTTTTTTCGGGGTACAAATATGAGCACCCTCAACACCGCGGCCCTTGCTGGTTTCCGGAATAAAAACATGGGCTTCGTATTTCAGTTTCATCATTTGCTTCCGGAATTCTCTGCCCTTGAAAATGTCATGATGCCGGCCCTGATCGGTAATCACTTTGCGGAAAAACGGAACGAGCGCGCAGAAATGTTGCTCGGTCAGTTCGGCCTTGCCAAACGCGGCCATCACCGGCCGTCGGAGCTCTCGGGTGGTGAACAGCAGCGGGTTGCTGTTGCACGCGCACTGATGAATGAACCGGACCTTTTACTTGCTGATGAACCAACCGGCAACCTCGACGAGCACAACACCCAAACCTTGCTCGATCAGCTTTTTGAGCTGCGCAATGCGCTCAGTATAACCGTAGTTATGGTAACGCACGACCGCAAAATAGCGTCCCGCTGCGACCGTGTGCTGCGCATTGAGCAAGGCAATATTGTAGCCGGTGAAATGAATTTTTGA
- a CDS encoding OmpP1/FadL family transporter codes for MKIRFRGLVLFSLITLFFSADLMAQNGGFAGAFSRMGFGPRGMGMGNAMTAVHHQGVFAHYNPAIASTVQDTQFDFSASSMSFDRQLNLINTAFILPPNAGINIGLLHAGVSDFDGRTTSGVPTSRFSTNEFNAFIAFGLNPGRRLSLGFAANLYYASYFENVDNPLGFGLDVGFLYQLSEQFTIGASVQDMFANYTWSTSGVYGGSLSNRSDSFPVRYKIGAAYEIPAHRLLISADFETRSESAQIQERLLDTSTGQPVVRNRFSDITTGSQMLRLGVQYGIHERIDLRAGWDSGDLSALSESQRFMGGFSLKLPLQRINSAIDYAFVREPEGISFMHVFGLRIIR; via the coding sequence ATGAAAATCCGATTCCGCGGCCTGGTATTGTTCAGCCTGATAACGTTGTTTTTTTCAGCGGATCTCATGGCACAAAACGGAGGTTTCGCGGGCGCATTCAGCCGGATGGGCTTTGGTCCGCGTGGCATGGGTATGGGAAATGCCATGACGGCAGTACACCATCAGGGCGTATTTGCCCATTACAACCCGGCAATTGCTTCTACGGTACAGGATACGCAGTTTGATTTCTCCGCTTCTTCAATGAGTTTTGACCGGCAGCTCAATCTCATCAATACCGCCTTTATTCTGCCGCCCAATGCCGGTATCAACATTGGCTTGCTGCACGCAGGCGTGTCTGATTTCGATGGACGCACCACATCTGGCGTTCCAACATCACGCTTCTCAACCAATGAATTTAATGCATTCATTGCCTTTGGTCTCAACCCGGGCCGCCGGCTGAGTCTCGGTTTTGCCGCCAATTTGTACTATGCCAGTTATTTTGAGAATGTTGATAATCCGCTCGGTTTCGGGCTTGATGTAGGTTTTTTATATCAGCTTAGCGAACAGTTCACTATTGGCGCAAGCGTGCAGGATATGTTCGCCAACTACACCTGGAGCACATCCGGGGTGTATGGCGGGTCGCTGAGCAACCGCTCCGACAGTTTCCCGGTTCGCTACAAAATCGGGGCTGCCTATGAAATTCCTGCGCATCGTCTCCTTATTTCAGCTGATTTTGAAACCCGCTCTGAAAGCGCGCAAATACAGGAACGCTTGCTTGACACGAGCACGGGTCAGCCTGTTGTTCGCAACAGATTCAGCGACATCACAACCGGTTCTCAAATGCTGCGTCTTGGGGTGCAGTACGGCATTCATGAGCGCATAGACCTTCGGGCCGGATGGGATTCGGGCGATTTGTCTGCCCTGAGTGAATCCCAGCGCTTCATGGGAGGTTTCAGTCTGAAGCTGCCCCTGCAGCGCATTAATTCAGCTATCGATTACGCCTTTGTGCGCGAACCCGAAGGCATCAGCTTCATGCACGTATTTGGCCTGCGTATCATCCGATAA
- a CDS encoding glycosyltransferase family 4 protein, producing MHTPKRVIMAVHSDYVHDHRVRREAKALTDTGIALEVIAAAPQISEASDQSLDGAVIHRIPLLQQSGKARYLAFIRAVKSRLNQLQPAALYHAHDLDGLMAVAAFAKRRNKMLIYDSHELHTEVHSLQGRPFTRWVWKQIERRYIRKADRIITVSDGIADVLQQRYQLRAKPDVVRNFTDRLRFKDTEPTTRESLHLPQTKHIALYQGVVQHGRGIPAMLEAIAQTTDWGFVICGDGAQKPAMESLAAELGIGDRVRFTGMVSRDHIGKISRHCHAAFLLTEPVGLSHFYSLPNKLTEYIHYGLPVVATGLPEIRNIVESYGTGKIISADRFEAAEISEALHEIGAAPNQFQHGLQKASETLNWQTEKERLLAIYRELL from the coding sequence ATGCACACGCCCAAACGGGTCATAATGGCGGTACACAGTGATTATGTGCACGATCACAGGGTAAGACGGGAAGCAAAAGCCCTGACCGATACCGGCATCGCGCTCGAAGTCATAGCTGCCGCACCACAAATCAGCGAGGCTTCAGATCAAAGCCTGGACGGGGCAGTCATTCACCGTATCCCGCTACTTCAGCAATCTGGTAAAGCGCGTTATCTTGCCTTTATTCGGGCGGTCAAATCCAGGCTGAATCAGCTTCAACCCGCTGCGCTGTATCACGCGCATGATCTTGACGGGCTTATGGCAGTTGCCGCCTTTGCGAAGCGAAGAAACAAAATGCTCATCTATGATAGTCATGAGCTGCATACCGAAGTGCATTCCCTCCAGGGTCGCCCTTTTACACGCTGGGTTTGGAAACAAATCGAGCGTCGCTACATCCGGAAGGCTGACCGTATCATAACCGTATCAGACGGCATTGCAGACGTTCTCCAACAGCGGTATCAGCTGCGCGCAAAACCGGATGTGGTCCGAAATTTCACTGACCGGCTGCGGTTTAAGGACACCGAGCCCACTACACGGGAAAGCCTGCACCTTCCCCAAACAAAACATATTGCGCTCTATCAGGGCGTCGTTCAGCATGGGCGCGGAATTCCGGCCATGCTTGAAGCCATTGCCCAAACAACCGACTGGGGCTTCGTGATTTGCGGAGACGGTGCCCAAAAGCCCGCCATGGAATCCCTGGCGGCAGAACTCGGGATAGGTGACCGCGTTCGCTTTACCGGCATGGTCAGCCGGGATCATATCGGGAAAATCAGCCGGCATTGTCATGCAGCTTTTCTTTTGACCGAACCTGTAGGCCTGAGTCACTTCTATTCGCTTCCTAACAAGCTCACCGAGTATATTCATTACGGACTGCCGGTCGTTGCTACCGGCCTTCCTGAAATCAGGAATATTGTTGAAAGTTACGGCACGGGTAAAATTATTTCGGCTGACCGCTTTGAAGCGGCTGAAATTTCAGAAGCACTCCATGAAATTGGTGCAGCACCAAATCAGTTTCAGCATGGGCTTCAAAAAGCTTCGGAAACGCTGAACTGGCAGACCGAAAAAGAAAGATTGCTTGCCATTTACCGGGAGCTGTTATAA
- a CDS encoding phosphoglucomutase/phosphomannomutase family protein, which translates to MSIIKFGTDGWRAVIGDQYTFTNVARVAAATAAWIKDSEVSKNGVVVGYDARFQSEAFAKLAARILAHEGIAVRFADSICPTPAVSLGAQQFDAVGIVITASHNPPAYNGFKIKAPFGGSASPAQISEVEIRIPETYDYSQIPSFEDFTEEGKIELLDLNARYLDIIRERIDLQRIRETGQRIAHDAMYGSGAGLIGELLGELAVELNCENNPGFNGVPPEPIEKNLTELPEIIVSEGCMLGIANDGDADRVAMFDENGNYVDSHQILSLLAKYMADTKGMKGELVKTFSTTDMMRKQAEKYGLPIHTTPIGFKYITEKILEGDVLVCGEESGGIAVKGHLAERDGIYIGLLVAEMCARRGKSLSALVDELFEEFGPHYCRRNDLHTTEERKNRMIALCKAEELKEISGKAVTKVEHTDGIKHWLADGSWLLVRASGTEPVLRIYSEADSPERAQQLVDDVSAMV; encoded by the coding sequence ATGTCAATTATAAAATTCGGAACAGACGGATGGCGTGCCGTTATTGGCGATCAGTACACCTTTACCAATGTAGCGCGGGTTGCAGCGGCAACAGCTGCATGGATTAAAGACAGCGAAGTAAGCAAAAACGGCGTTGTCGTCGGGTATGACGCAAGGTTTCAGAGTGAAGCCTTTGCAAAGCTCGCAGCCCGTATTTTGGCGCACGAAGGTATTGCCGTGCGATTTGCCGACAGCATTTGTCCTACGCCTGCGGTCAGTCTCGGAGCGCAGCAATTCGACGCCGTTGGCATTGTGATTACCGCGAGTCATAATCCGCCGGCATACAACGGATTTAAAATTAAGGCTCCCTTCGGGGGATCAGCGTCGCCTGCGCAGATTTCAGAGGTTGAAATACGGATTCCGGAAACCTATGACTATTCTCAGATCCCTTCCTTTGAAGACTTCACGGAAGAAGGCAAAATTGAGCTGTTGGATCTCAATGCCCGCTATCTCGATATCATTCGGGAGCGGATCGACCTGCAGCGTATTCGGGAAACCGGGCAACGCATTGCGCATGACGCGATGTACGGTTCCGGAGCCGGACTGATCGGTGAGTTGCTGGGTGAGCTTGCCGTTGAGCTTAACTGTGAAAACAATCCCGGTTTCAACGGTGTCCCGCCTGAACCCATCGAGAAAAATCTGACCGAACTGCCCGAAATTATCGTCTCAGAGGGCTGCATGCTCGGTATCGCCAATGACGGCGACGCAGACCGGGTTGCTATGTTCGATGAAAACGGCAACTATGTGGATTCTCATCAGATATTGTCGCTTCTGGCCAAGTACATGGCCGACACCAAAGGTATGAAAGGGGAGCTCGTAAAGACTTTTTCAACGACCGATATGATGCGCAAACAGGCCGAAAAATACGGACTTCCCATCCACACAACGCCTATTGGATTCAAGTACATTACTGAAAAAATCCTGGAGGGCGATGTGCTGGTTTGCGGGGAAGAATCCGGAGGTATTGCGGTTAAGGGACACCTTGCTGAGCGTGACGGAATCTATATCGGTTTGCTTGTCGCAGAAATGTGCGCGCGTCGCGGAAAATCGCTTAGTGCGCTTGTTGATGAACTTTTCGAAGAATTCGGCCCGCACTACTGCCGCCGCAATGATTTGCATACAACCGAAGAGCGTAAGAACAGGATGATTGCGCTTTGTAAAGCTGAAGAGCTGAAGGAAATCAGTGGTAAGGCGGTTACAAAAGTGGAACATACCGATGGTATAAAGCACTGGCTCGCTGACGGCAGCTGGCTTCTTGTGAGAGCTTCCGGCACGGAACCCGTGCTGCGCATTTATTCTGAGGCAGACAGCCCCGAGCGCGCGCAGCAACTTGTAGATGATGTGAGCGCCATGGTCTGA
- a CDS encoding alanine--tRNA ligase, with translation MKDKQVLHSVKSAQRAQELRSLLAEMQAATADLTQRYHDLVQENQRLKKENDKLKDQLVLREGEPVLTQKERLILKQQLLRMIRRLDRHLEVKE, from the coding sequence ATGAAAGACAAACAAGTTCTACATAGCGTAAAATCAGCACAGCGGGCGCAGGAGCTTCGCAGTTTGCTGGCCGAAATGCAGGCCGCAACCGCTGATCTTACGCAACGCTATCATGATCTTGTGCAGGAGAATCAGCGCTTAAAAAAAGAAAACGACAAGCTGAAAGATCAGCTTGTGCTGCGTGAAGGAGAGCCGGTTTTAACCCAAAAAGAACGGCTCATCCTGAAGCAGCAATTACTGCGCATGATTCGCCGTCTTGACCGCCATCTCGAAGTGAAAGAATGA
- a CDS encoding cell division protein ZapA, translating to MKSIKVTILNKQYPLKVQPGDELLMEEVAQFVDRRLKDMKKHFAGQPNDTIMVLSCLSLAEEIFLLKKNMPDSFDKDLNNVLFGEVAESLQESLNQINTTKIKKK from the coding sequence ATGAAATCCATCAAAGTCACCATACTCAACAAGCAGTACCCGCTCAAGGTGCAGCCCGGAGACGAGCTTCTGATGGAAGAAGTAGCGCAATTTGTGGACCGGCGTCTGAAAGACATGAAAAAGCACTTTGCAGGGCAGCCCAACGACACCATCATGGTTCTGAGCTGTTTGAGCCTTGCGGAAGAAATTTTTCTTCTGAAAAAAAACATGCCCGATTCTTTCGATAAAGACCTGAATAATGTGCTTTTCGGTGAAGTCGCCGAGAGCCTGCAGGAAAGCCTGAATCAAATTAACACTACCAAAATCAAAAAAAAGTAG
- a CDS encoding PorV/PorQ family protein has protein sequence MNLFLQRISLFCLAFLFAVAGTAKAQTGLDFLNIGPNAQSLGISEAHTAVPLGSASVFTNPANLMLTESSALGLAYSLWIADTQITQASASVRRERDVFGLGVLSSLIDDFEARQTPGPSTGSFSVQYLALTAAYARSVSFLSVGGSVSYLYEQLFQQNASGYAFSGGITGEFLDQRLRIASAITNAGRMGELQNERTTVPARWRTGFDVNAVQISTVSGAEVPVVINLSADFVVPLQEEFIRDAGDDDRAIESGNFLAFGLQAELYDLVGVRAGYRTGETARNWSFGASVNVHPVKFYYSFIPFETGFGMVHSIGLNYSFNL, from the coding sequence ATGAACCTATTTCTGCAACGTATTTCGCTTTTCTGTCTCGCTTTCCTGTTTGCCGTCGCCGGGACAGCAAAAGCACAAACCGGACTTGATTTTTTAAATATCGGGCCAAATGCGCAATCCCTTGGCATTTCAGAAGCGCACACCGCTGTACCACTGGGGTCAGCGAGCGTTTTCACAAACCCGGCCAATCTCATGCTGACCGAGTCATCAGCGCTCGGACTGGCCTACTCGCTGTGGATTGCGGACACCCAAATTACGCAGGCATCCGCTTCCGTACGACGGGAGCGGGATGTGTTTGGGTTAGGGGTGCTTTCATCTTTGATTGATGACTTCGAGGCACGTCAGACACCAGGTCCTTCAACCGGCAGTTTTTCCGTGCAGTATCTGGCCCTGACCGCGGCCTATGCCCGCTCGGTATCCTTTCTTTCTGTCGGAGGCTCTGTTTCCTACCTGTACGAACAGTTGTTTCAGCAAAACGCATCCGGCTATGCCTTTTCAGGCGGAATAACCGGAGAATTTCTGGATCAGCGCTTACGCATAGCTTCAGCAATTACCAATGCCGGACGAATGGGAGAGCTGCAAAATGAGCGGACCACCGTGCCTGCGCGCTGGCGAACTGGTTTTGATGTGAATGCCGTTCAGATCTCGACCGTCTCCGGGGCAGAGGTGCCGGTAGTCATAAATCTGAGCGCTGACTTTGTTGTGCCCTTGCAGGAGGAGTTTATCCGGGACGCCGGCGATGATGACCGTGCCATAGAATCCGGCAATTTTCTTGCTTTTGGCCTGCAGGCTGAACTGTACGACCTGGTAGGCGTACGCGCGGGCTACCGCACCGGTGAAACGGCCCGGAACTGGTCTTTCGGGGCTTCCGTGAATGTGCATCCCGTAAAGTTTTACTACAGTTTTATCCCGTTTGAAACCGGTTTTGGGATGGTACATTCCATCGGCCTGAACTACAGCTTCAACTTGTAG
- a CDS encoding tetratricopeptide repeat protein — protein MSNRLSKEELEQDALVTSYVKALAFYKENKGSIIGGLIAVIALISGIIWFVTSSASAENNAREAMSFAEEQFLGGNFENALFGDDEAMEPGLIEITSRFPRTAAGNLAFYYAAVSFAEIGDYESALSKINRFNVPSGVMGVAPKSLHAMILMQLEQYSDASRMFENAANWDVNSATTPFNLLNAAEAAYAAGNYDRAATLARRIKTDYPNSQFAANAQRLEGMLSARR, from the coding sequence ATGTCCAACAGACTTTCTAAGGAAGAACTCGAACAGGATGCTCTCGTAACCAGCTACGTTAAAGCGCTCGCATTCTATAAGGAAAATAAAGGCTCAATCATCGGTGGTTTGATTGCCGTTATTGCGCTAATCAGTGGAATTATTTGGTTTGTCACCAGTTCGGCTTCTGCAGAAAACAATGCACGGGAAGCCATGTCATTCGCTGAAGAACAGTTTTTAGGCGGCAATTTCGAAAACGCTCTTTTCGGTGATGATGAAGCAATGGAACCCGGTTTGATTGAGATCACAAGCCGCTTTCCGCGTACCGCGGCGGGAAATCTTGCATTCTACTATGCCGCGGTAAGTTTTGCTGAAATTGGCGATTACGAATCTGCACTTAGCAAAATTAATCGGTTTAATGTGCCTTCAGGTGTAATGGGCGTAGCGCCTAAAAGCCTGCATGCCATGATACTCATGCAACTTGAGCAATACAGCGACGCTTCCCGCATGTTCGAAAATGCTGCAAACTGGGATGTAAACAGCGCTACAACGCCTTTCAACCTATTGAATGCCGCTGAAGCTGCCTACGCCGCCGGAAATTACGACCGTGCAGCAACACTCGCCCGCCGGATTAAGACCGATTATCCTAATTCGCAGTTTGCGGCAAATGCGCAGCGGCTTGAAGGAATGCTTTCCGCACGACGTTAA
- the ald gene encoding alanine dehydrogenase has translation MLIGVPKEIKTHENRVALLPSGVTELLRHGHQVMVQKDAGLGSGFPDDLYKKAGATIIDSADDIWEKAEMIMKVKEPIEQEYHLMRDGQIIFTYFHFAASQELTEAVKLSGAIAIAYETVEKLDGSLPLLIPMSEVAGRMATQEGAKYLERPMGGRGVLLGGIPGVRPGNVMVLGGGIVGVNAARMAAGLGANVTIYDISLPKLRYLDEVLPANITTMFSSTANIRNDIANADLVIGAVLIPGAKAPKLVTRDMLSLMKPGAVLVDVAIDQGGCFETSKATTHEHPTYVVDNVVHYCVANMPGAVPYTSTIGLTNVTLPYAVQIANKGWVKAIRENRELEFGLNIANGKIVYRDVAEAFDLEWTPLTKFLSSLN, from the coding sequence ATGCTAATTGGTGTACCTAAAGAAATAAAAACCCACGAAAACCGCGTAGCCCTTTTGCCATCAGGCGTAACCGAACTGCTCAGACACGGCCATCAGGTAATGGTTCAGAAAGACGCGGGTCTTGGCAGCGGTTTCCCAGACGATTTGTACAAAAAGGCCGGCGCAACTATTATTGATTCGGCAGACGATATTTGGGAAAAAGCTGAAATGATCATGAAGGTGAAAGAACCCATCGAACAGGAATACCACCTCATGCGCGACGGGCAGATCATTTTCACCTACTTCCACTTTGCGGCAAGTCAGGAGCTCACCGAAGCCGTTAAACTCTCCGGTGCGATCGCGATTGCCTATGAAACAGTAGAAAAGCTTGACGGCTCACTGCCGCTGCTCATCCCGATGAGTGAAGTTGCAGGTCGCATGGCTACACAGGAAGGCGCCAAATATCTCGAGCGTCCCATGGGCGGTAGGGGCGTGCTTCTGGGCGGTATCCCCGGTGTGCGCCCCGGCAATGTGATGGTGCTCGGCGGCGGCATCGTAGGCGTAAACGCAGCCCGCATGGCAGCCGGACTCGGTGCAAATGTCACCATTTACGATATCAGCCTGCCCAAACTGCGCTACCTCGATGAAGTGCTTCCCGCGAACATCACCACCATGTTCTCCTCCACAGCCAACATCCGCAACGATATCGCGAACGCGGATTTGGTTATCGGGGCCGTCCTCATCCCCGGTGCAAAAGCGCCCAAGCTTGTCACCCGCGATATGCTCTCCCTCATGAAACCCGGCGCCGTACTCGTAGATGTCGCCATCGATCAGGGCGGTTGCTTTGAAACTTCCAAAGCCACCACGCACGAGCACCCGACCTATGTAGTTGATAATGTTGTACATTACTGCGTAGCCAACATGCCTGGCGCTGTGCCGTACACCTCCACCATCGGCCTTACCAACGTGACCCTTCCTTATGCGGTGCAAATCGCCAACAAGGGCTGGGTTAAAGCCATACGCGAAAACCGCGAGCTCGAATTCGGCCTCAACATCGCCAACGGCAAAATTGTGTACCGCGATGTAGCGGAAGCCTTCGATCTCGAATGGACGCCCCTCACCAAATTTTTGTCTTCCCTCAACTGA
- a CDS encoding TIGR00282 family metallophosphoesterase: protein MPNTISLLFVGDVVSDAGIALTDTFLQTIIKKYSADFVVINGENAHEGMGTNEQIVKNFYRLGAHVVTGGNHSFAKWKIYPYMKTDPNLLRPLNYPKGAHGYGYGIYDIPETGLKIGVINMQGRTFMQSIDCPFRTADWVIDKIKTETDLIFVDFHAEATAEKQAFAWYVDGRVSVVAGTHTHVPTNDARILPKGTGYITDVGMTGAFNSVIGMDKDTAIKRFLLQTPHKYSSANGDNRMCGIHTLINTENGKCEHIEPFAYPGFRSSNLS from the coding sequence ATGCCCAATACAATCAGTCTTTTATTCGTCGGTGATGTCGTATCCGACGCAGGAATCGCGCTTACAGATACCTTCCTCCAAACAATCATCAAGAAATACAGCGCCGATTTTGTAGTCATTAATGGGGAGAACGCTCATGAAGGCATGGGAACCAATGAGCAAATTGTCAAAAACTTCTACCGCCTCGGGGCGCACGTTGTAACCGGCGGCAATCATAGCTTTGCAAAATGGAAGATCTACCCGTACATGAAAACAGATCCCAATTTGTTACGCCCCCTGAATTATCCGAAAGGTGCGCATGGGTATGGCTATGGTATTTATGACATACCCGAAACCGGCCTGAAAATTGGCGTTATAAATATGCAGGGGCGCACTTTCATGCAGTCCATAGACTGCCCGTTTCGCACTGCCGACTGGGTAATTGATAAAATTAAGACAGAGACAGATCTGATATTTGTGGACTTTCATGCCGAAGCAACAGCTGAAAAACAGGCTTTTGCCTGGTATGTTGACGGCCGGGTTTCTGTCGTTGCCGGAACCCATACGCATGTGCCGACAAACGATGCCCGCATTCTACCGAAAGGTACCGGCTACATTACGGATGTGGGCATGACCGGCGCGTTCAACTCGGTAATCGGCATGGATAAGGATACAGCCATCAAACGCTTCTTGCTGCAAACCCCGCACAAGTACAGCTCGGCCAATGGCGATAACCGTATGTGCGGCATTCATACCCTCATCAATACTGAAAACGGCAAATGCGAGCATATTGAACCCTTTGCATATCCTGGTTTCAGAAGCTCCAATTTATCGTAA